The Ramlibacter pinisoli genome has a segment encoding these proteins:
- a CDS encoding Crp/Fnr family transcriptional regulator, producing MAAAGVGTAMSGPGVQTASAAALVTSVAPRRPVEEQLRAAGLELLGCCVQLSDRRELLQESPLLADFTPAELDILGEAMLRVRAQAGQVLIAEDDISDWMMLLLSGTVDVGKRKVGAEVLQPPRADTTRLAVVKAGAVLGEMSMLDGEPRYASCWALGEVEAAVLSRAAVARLITEQPAVGAKLLVKLTQLLAQRLRNTSNQVMRMLQAG from the coding sequence ATGGCTGCGGCAGGTGTCGGCACCGCGATGAGCGGCCCTGGCGTGCAGACGGCCAGCGCTGCGGCGCTGGTCACCAGCGTGGCGCCGCGGCGCCCGGTCGAGGAGCAGCTGCGCGCCGCCGGCCTCGAGCTGCTCGGCTGCTGCGTCCAGCTGTCCGACCGGCGCGAGCTGCTGCAGGAGTCGCCGCTGCTGGCCGATTTCACGCCGGCCGAACTCGACATCCTGGGCGAGGCCATGCTGCGCGTGCGCGCGCAGGCCGGGCAGGTGCTGATCGCCGAAGACGACATCAGCGACTGGATGATGCTGCTGCTGTCGGGGACCGTGGACGTCGGCAAGCGCAAGGTGGGGGCCGAGGTGCTGCAACCCCCGCGCGCCGACACGACGCGGCTGGCGGTGGTCAAGGCCGGCGCGGTGCTGGGCGAGATGTCGATGCTGGACGGCGAGCCACGCTACGCGAGCTGCTGGGCGCTGGGCGAGGTGGAGGCGGCGGTGCTGTCGCGGGCGGCGGTGGCGCGCCTGATCACCGAGCAGCCGGCGGTCGGCGCCAAGCTCCTGGTCAAGCTCACGCAGCTGCTGGCCCAGCGCCTGCGCAACACCAGCAACCAGGTGATGCGGATGCTGCAGGCCGGCTGA
- a CDS encoding MarC family protein, translated as MDLKPLVTLLAIVNPLAIVPFFIHYTQGFSALQRRSTVLTASFTAFVVIASSALLGLQLLAFFGISLASFQVGGGMLLLTSALNMLNAQPAEAKRSGDEMAEGAEKAAMGASIAVVPLTIPLLTGPATISTVVIYAEQAHTVLQLLTLVGYGVVIALATAVCLSLADVIARVLGRTGINVMTRLMGLILAALAVEVMALGLLKLFPALGR; from the coding sequence ATGGACCTCAAGCCGCTGGTCACCCTGCTCGCGATCGTGAACCCGCTCGCGATCGTGCCGTTCTTCATCCACTACACCCAGGGCTTCTCGGCGCTGCAGCGGCGCAGCACGGTGCTCACGGCCTCGTTCACCGCCTTCGTGGTGATCGCCTCCAGCGCCCTGCTGGGGCTGCAGCTGCTGGCGTTCTTCGGCATCTCGCTGGCCAGTTTCCAGGTCGGCGGCGGCATGCTGCTGCTGACCAGCGCGCTGAACATGCTGAACGCCCAGCCGGCCGAAGCCAAGCGCTCGGGCGACGAGATGGCCGAAGGCGCGGAGAAGGCGGCCATGGGCGCCAGCATCGCGGTGGTCCCGCTGACCATCCCGCTGCTCACCGGCCCGGCCACCATCTCCACCGTGGTCATCTACGCCGAGCAGGCGCACACCGTCCTGCAGCTGCTCACGCTGGTGGGCTACGGGGTGGTCATCGCCCTGGCCACCGCCGTCTGCCTGTCGCTGGCCGACGTGATCGCGCGCGTGCTGGGGCGCACCGGCATCAACGTGATGACGCGCCTGATGGGCCTGATCCTGGCGGCGCTGGCCGTCGAAGTGATGGCGCTCGGCCTGCTCAAGCTGTTCCCGGCCCTGGGCCGCTGA
- a CDS encoding GMC family oxidoreductase N-terminal domain-containing protein — protein sequence MSDTTFDYVIIGAGTAGCLLANRLSADPGRRVLLIEAGGKDDYHWIHIPVGYLYCIGNPRTDWLYRTEADAGLNGRELRYPRGKTLGGSSSINGMIYMRGQSRDYDQWAQLTGDASWRWEQCLPYFKKHEDYYKGADAVHGVGGEWRVERQRLRWDILDAFAQAAQEAGIPHSEDFNRGSNEGVGYFQVNQKNGWRWNTAKAFLRPICYGRPNFEMWTRAHVKRLHIAPGADGALRCDGAEVWTGDELLNVRATRQVLLCAGAIGSPQLLQLSGIGPADLLQRHGIEVLHDAPGVGGNLQDHLQIRAVFKVQGVETLNTLANSWWGKARIGLEYLLKRSGPMSMAPSQLGAFTRSTPEQPWPNVEYHVQPLSLDAFGEPLHPFNAFTASVCNLNPTSRGTVRIRSNRFEDAPAIAPNYLSTAEDRQVAADSLRLTRRIVAQPALARFQPTEWRPGVQYQSDAELARLAGDIATTIFHPVGTTRMGRDDDPLAVLDSQLRVRGVAGLRVVDAGAMPTITSGNTNSPTLMMAEKAAEWVVREAG from the coding sequence GTGAGCGACACCACCTTCGACTACGTGATCATCGGCGCCGGCACCGCGGGCTGCCTGCTGGCCAATCGCCTGTCGGCCGACCCTGGCCGGCGGGTCCTGCTGATCGAGGCCGGGGGCAAGGACGACTACCACTGGATCCACATCCCGGTCGGCTACCTGTACTGCATCGGGAACCCGCGCACCGATTGGCTCTACCGCACCGAGGCCGACGCCGGCCTGAACGGACGCGAGTTGCGCTATCCGCGCGGCAAGACGCTGGGCGGCAGCTCGAGCATCAACGGCATGATCTACATGCGCGGCCAGTCGCGCGACTACGACCAGTGGGCCCAGCTCACCGGCGACGCCTCGTGGCGCTGGGAGCAGTGCCTGCCGTACTTCAAGAAGCACGAGGATTACTACAAGGGCGCCGACGCGGTGCACGGCGTGGGCGGCGAGTGGCGGGTGGAGCGGCAGCGCCTGCGCTGGGACATCCTCGATGCGTTCGCGCAGGCGGCCCAGGAGGCCGGCATCCCGCACAGCGAGGACTTCAACCGCGGCAGCAACGAGGGGGTCGGCTACTTCCAGGTCAACCAGAAGAACGGCTGGCGCTGGAACACCGCCAAGGCCTTCCTGCGGCCGATCTGCTACGGCCGGCCCAACTTCGAGATGTGGACGCGGGCGCACGTCAAGCGCCTGCACATCGCGCCCGGCGCCGACGGCGCGCTGCGCTGCGACGGCGCCGAGGTCTGGACCGGCGACGAACTGCTGAACGTGCGTGCCACCCGCCAGGTGCTGCTGTGCGCCGGCGCGATCGGCTCGCCGCAGCTGCTGCAGCTGTCCGGCATCGGTCCGGCCGACCTGCTGCAGCGCCATGGCATCGAGGTGCTGCACGATGCACCCGGCGTCGGCGGCAACCTGCAGGACCACCTGCAGATCCGCGCGGTGTTCAAGGTGCAGGGCGTGGAGACGCTCAACACCCTGGCCAACAGCTGGTGGGGCAAGGCGCGCATCGGGCTGGAGTACCTGCTCAAGCGCAGCGGGCCGATGAGCATGGCGCCGTCGCAGCTGGGCGCCTTCACCCGCAGCACGCCTGAGCAGCCCTGGCCGAACGTCGAGTACCACGTGCAGCCTCTCAGCCTGGACGCCTTCGGCGAGCCGCTGCACCCGTTCAACGCCTTCACCGCCAGCGTCTGCAACCTCAATCCCACCAGCCGCGGCACGGTGCGCATCCGCAGCAACCGCTTCGAGGACGCGCCGGCGATCGCGCCCAACTACCTCAGCACCGCCGAGGACCGGCAGGTGGCGGCCGACTCGCTGCGCCTGACGCGCCGCATCGTTGCCCAGCCCGCCCTGGCGCGCTTCCAGCCGACCGAGTGGCGGCCGGGCGTGCAGTACCAGAGCGACGCCGAACTGGCGCGGCTGGCCGGCGACATCGCCACCACCATCTTCCACCCGGTGGGCACCACCCGCATGGGGCGCGACGACGACCCGCTGGCGGTGCTCGACTCGCAGCTGCGGGTGCGCGGCGTCGCCGGCCTGCGGGTGGTGGACGCCGGCGCCATGCCCACCATCACCAGCGGCAACACCAACTCGCCGACGCTGATGATGGCCGAGAAGGCCGCCGAGTGGGTGGTGCGCGAAGCGGGCTAG
- a CDS encoding ABC-type transport auxiliary lipoprotein family protein, producing the protein MNHVASSARRQWLASAASLALAGCASVVDKPQRPTLFDLGPIASVAPPPERPGPRAPLVIPEIDASGALDGSAILYRLAYSDDHQLRAYSMSRWSAPAPQLVRQRLRQQLGRERPVLTLDESAAIARQAGEPLYTLRLELEEFSHVFDTPERSRGVLRLRATLLANTAAGEALLGQRSIGVEGVAPSPDAPGGVRALTAATDAAAQDIGQWLRQVSAPR; encoded by the coding sequence ATGAACCACGTTGCATCCAGCGCGCGCCGCCAGTGGCTGGCAAGCGCGGCGAGCCTGGCGCTGGCCGGTTGCGCCAGCGTCGTCGACAAGCCGCAGCGTCCGACGCTGTTCGACCTCGGGCCGATCGCGTCCGTGGCGCCGCCGCCCGAACGGCCCGGGCCGCGCGCGCCGCTGGTCATCCCGGAGATCGATGCCTCGGGCGCGCTGGACGGCTCGGCCATCCTGTACCGCCTGGCCTACTCCGACGACCACCAGCTGCGCGCCTACTCGATGTCGCGCTGGAGCGCGCCGGCGCCGCAGCTGGTGCGCCAGCGGCTGCGCCAGCAGCTCGGGCGCGAGCGGCCGGTGCTCACCCTCGACGAGAGCGCCGCCATCGCGCGCCAGGCCGGCGAGCCCCTGTACACGCTGCGCCTGGAGCTGGAGGAGTTCTCCCACGTGTTCGACACGCCCGAGCGCAGCCGCGGCGTGCTGCGGCTACGCGCCACGCTGCTGGCCAACACCGCCGCCGGCGAGGCGCTGCTCGGCCAGCGCAGCATCGGCGTCGAGGGTGTCGCGCCCAGCCCCGACGCTCCGGGCGGCGTGCGGGCGCTCACCGCCGCCACCGACGCGGCGGCGCAGGACATCGGGCAATGGCTGCGGCAGGTGTCGGCACCGCGATGA
- a CDS encoding ABC transporter ATP-binding protein — translation MPPAGAPMIEISGLSTVFELPGRRLTVHENLDFSVQRGEVVSLVGGSGTGKTVLLRQILGLERPTAGDVRLLGQPVAELGERGASARIGMLFQHGALFSAFSVLENIAFPLRELRTLPRSLVREAAMVKLQMVGLRPEDGAKMPADLSGGMIKRVALARALIMDPPLLLLDEPTAGLDPDSSDGFVTLLRSLHRELALTVVMVTHDLDTLFELSTRIAVLADRRVIVDGPPREVIAFQHPFVHDFFLGQRGQRAMELLREYPFAV, via the coding sequence ATGCCGCCGGCCGGCGCGCCGATGATCGAGATCAGCGGGCTGAGCACCGTGTTCGAGCTGCCGGGCCGGCGCCTGACGGTGCACGAGAACCTCGACTTCAGCGTGCAGCGCGGCGAGGTGGTGTCGCTGGTGGGCGGCTCGGGGACCGGCAAGACCGTGCTGTTGCGCCAGATCCTGGGGCTGGAACGGCCGACGGCGGGCGACGTCCGCCTGCTGGGCCAGCCGGTGGCCGAACTCGGCGAGCGCGGCGCATCGGCGCGCATCGGCATGCTGTTCCAGCACGGGGCCCTGTTCTCCGCCTTCAGCGTGCTCGAGAACATCGCCTTCCCGCTGCGCGAACTGCGCACGCTGCCGCGCTCGCTGGTGCGCGAGGCGGCGATGGTGAAGCTGCAGATGGTGGGGCTGCGGCCCGAGGACGGTGCCAAGATGCCGGCCGACCTGTCGGGCGGCATGATCAAGCGGGTGGCGCTGGCCCGCGCCCTCATCATGGATCCGCCGCTGCTGCTGCTGGACGAGCCCACTGCCGGCCTCGACCCGGACAGCTCGGACGGCTTCGTCACGCTGCTGCGTTCGCTGCACCGCGAGCTGGCGCTCACGGTGGTGATGGTGACGCACGACCTCGACACGCTGTTCGAACTGTCGACCCGCATCGCGGTGCTGGCCGACCGCCGCGTCATCGTCGACGGCCCGCCGCGCGAGGTGATCGCCTTCCAGCACCCGTTCGTGCATGATTTTTTCCTCGGCCAGCGGGGCCAGCGCGCGATGGAACTGCTGCGCGAATACCCGTTTGCCGTCTAG
- a CDS encoding CoA-acylating methylmalonate-semialdehyde dehydrogenase — MNAPDPARAAALASIDHWIDGRVVPGQSGRTADVFNPASGAVTGKVALASAQEVARAVASAHAAFPAWADTPPIRRARILFKYLELLNKHRDELAHAITAEHGKVFTDAQGEVTRGIEIVEFACGIPQLLKGQYTDQVSTGIDNWTMRQPLGVVAGITPFNFPVMVPMWMYPVAIAAGNSFILKPSPLDPSASLLQARLLKEAGLPDGVFNVVQGDKDAVDALLEHPDVSAVSFVGSTAIAQKIYETGARHGKRVQALGGAKNHMVVMPDADMDQAIDALIGSAFGSAGERCMAISVGILVGEAADKIMDKLAERTRTLKVKNGVELDAEMGPIVSKVAHERITGYIAQGQTEGAKLVVDGRGFQGTRAGSGCDNGFWLGGTLFDGVTPDMRIYKEEIFGPVLGCMRVPDLAAAVALINGHDYGNGVSCFTRDGNVAREFSRRVQVGMVGINVPIPVPMAWHGFGGWKKSLFGDMHAYGEEGVRFYTKQKSIMQRWPESIGKGAEFVMPTAK; from the coding sequence ATGAACGCACCCGATCCCGCCCGCGCCGCCGCCCTCGCCTCCATCGACCACTGGATCGACGGCCGGGTCGTCCCCGGTCAGAGCGGCCGCACGGCCGACGTCTTCAATCCCGCCTCCGGCGCGGTCACCGGCAAGGTCGCGCTGGCCAGCGCGCAGGAAGTGGCCCGGGCGGTCGCCTCGGCGCACGCGGCCTTCCCGGCCTGGGCCGACACGCCGCCGATCCGGCGCGCGCGCATCCTGTTCAAGTACCTCGAGCTGCTCAACAAGCACCGCGACGAGCTGGCCCACGCCATCACGGCCGAGCACGGCAAGGTGTTCACCGACGCCCAGGGCGAGGTCACGCGCGGCATCGAGATCGTCGAGTTCGCCTGCGGCATCCCGCAGCTGCTCAAGGGCCAGTACACCGACCAGGTCTCCACCGGCATCGACAACTGGACGATGCGCCAGCCGCTGGGCGTGGTGGCGGGCATCACGCCGTTCAACTTCCCGGTCATGGTGCCGATGTGGATGTACCCGGTGGCCATCGCGGCCGGCAACAGCTTCATCCTCAAGCCCAGCCCGCTCGACCCCTCGGCCTCGCTGCTGCAGGCGCGGCTGCTGAAGGAGGCCGGCCTGCCCGACGGCGTGTTCAACGTCGTCCAGGGCGACAAGGACGCGGTCGACGCGCTGCTGGAGCACCCGGACGTCAGCGCCGTGTCGTTCGTCGGCTCGACCGCGATCGCGCAGAAGATCTACGAGACCGGCGCCCGCCACGGCAAGCGCGTGCAGGCCCTGGGCGGGGCGAAGAACCACATGGTGGTGATGCCCGACGCCGACATGGACCAGGCCATCGACGCCCTGATCGGCTCCGCCTTCGGTTCGGCCGGCGAGCGCTGCATGGCCATCTCGGTGGGCATCCTGGTCGGCGAGGCCGCCGACAAGATCATGGACAAGCTGGCCGAGCGCACCCGCACGCTCAAGGTGAAGAACGGCGTCGAGCTCGACGCCGAGATGGGGCCCATCGTCAGCAAGGTGGCGCACGAGCGCATCACCGGCTACATCGCCCAGGGCCAGACCGAGGGCGCCAAGCTGGTGGTCGACGGCCGCGGCTTCCAGGGCACCCGGGCCGGCAGCGGCTGCGACAACGGCTTCTGGCTGGGCGGCACCCTGTTCGACGGGGTCACGCCCGACATGAGGATCTACAAGGAGGAGATCTTCGGCCCGGTGCTCGGCTGCATGCGCGTGCCCGACCTGGCGGCGGCCGTGGCCCTGATCAACGGCCACGACTACGGCAACGGCGTCTCCTGCTTCACGCGCGACGGCAACGTGGCGCGCGAGTTCAGCCGCCGGGTGCAGGTCGGCATGGTGGGCATCAACGTGCCGATCCCGGTGCCCATGGCCTGGCACGGCTTCGGCGGCTGGAAGAAGAGCCTGTTCGGCGACATGCACGCCTATGGCGAGGAAGGCGTGCGCTTCTACACCAAGCAGAAGTCCATCATGCAGCGCTGGCCGGAAAGCATCGGCAAGGGCGCCGAGTTCGTGATGCCGACGGCCAAGTGA
- a CDS encoding MlaD family protein has product MENKAHALAAGLFVLALTALLLVLGAWLTRDQGPRERYEISTREPVTGLQAQAPVRYRGVDVGKVAEIGFDPKVQGNVLIRLDVDHGAPVTGETFATLSFQGVTGLAFVQLDDSGKPSIRLAPADGAPPRIPLRPGLLSKLTDKGEAILGQVEQITERLNQLVDGPNQQRLTEALDNIARAAANIGTLSADVDRTLTTQFSPQRVDIPALVKRVDSTLASLHDTSEQARVTIGEINRTAGRLNEKDGPIDRLAIGAASLSHAADSFNLATLPRVNRVTEDTSRAVRQLSRTVNGINDNPQSLIFGTGRVDPGPGEAGFTAPGGAR; this is encoded by the coding sequence ATGGAAAACAAGGCCCACGCCCTCGCCGCCGGATTGTTCGTCCTGGCCCTCACCGCGCTGCTGCTGGTGCTGGGCGCGTGGCTGACGCGCGACCAGGGGCCGCGCGAGCGCTACGAGATCTCCACCCGCGAGCCGGTCACCGGCCTGCAGGCGCAGGCGCCGGTGCGCTACCGCGGCGTCGACGTCGGCAAGGTGGCCGAGATCGGCTTCGACCCCAAGGTGCAGGGCAACGTCCTGATCCGCCTGGACGTCGACCATGGGGCGCCCGTCACCGGCGAGACCTTCGCCACCCTGTCGTTCCAGGGCGTCACCGGCCTGGCCTTCGTGCAGCTGGACGACTCGGGCAAGCCGTCGATACGGCTCGCGCCGGCCGACGGCGCGCCGCCCCGCATCCCGCTGCGGCCCGGGCTGCTGTCCAAGCTGACCGACAAGGGCGAGGCCATCCTGGGCCAGGTGGAGCAGATCACCGAGCGGCTGAACCAGCTGGTCGACGGCCCCAACCAGCAGCGCCTCACCGAAGCGCTGGACAACATCGCGCGCGCCGCGGCCAACATCGGCACGCTCAGCGCCGACGTCGACCGGACGCTCACCACGCAGTTCAGCCCGCAGCGGGTGGACATCCCCGCGCTGGTCAAGCGCGTCGACAGCACGCTGGCCTCGCTGCACGACACCTCCGAGCAGGCGCGCGTCACCATCGGTGAAATCAACCGCACCGCGGGCCGCCTGAACGAGAAGGACGGCCCCATCGACCGCCTGGCGATCGGCGCCGCGTCGCTGTCGCACGCGGCCGACTCGTTCAACCTGGCCACCTTGCCGCGCGTGAACCGCGTCACCGAGGACACCTCGCGCGCCGTGCGCCAGCTCAGCCGCACGGTCAACGGCATCAACGACAACCCGCAATCGCTGATCTTCGGGACCGGACGGGTCGATCCCGGTCCGGGCGAGGCGGGCTTCACAGCACCGGGAGGGGCACGATGA
- a CDS encoding LysR family transcriptional regulator — MLNDPPPAKGPAAPAFADLHLLTILAHTRSYTQAARRLGVSKASVSMRIAELERSAGVALVRRTTRSVALTEAGEQLVEETRGAFERIEQSFAGVRDLAGHPRGLVRMTAPVALGRQHVVPTLAPFLRQYPEIRLELDLSDRFVNLAQEGYDLAVRHGHEPPDTHVAWTLCETRSLLLASPDYLRRHGTPAQPADLVRHQCLLYLRGPAGQSWSFEREGRKPGEPVIVPVHGPLRANNSEALREAVLGGLGIGLLPDFSAGSELAARQLVRVLPQWRPRGFFGERIFAIRPWSAHVPRAVQCLVDHLRTALRNGF, encoded by the coding sequence ATGTTGAACGATCCGCCGCCCGCCAAGGGCCCCGCCGCGCCCGCCTTCGCCGACCTGCACCTGCTGACCATCCTGGCCCACACCCGCAGCTACACCCAGGCCGCGCGCCGCCTGGGGGTTTCGAAGGCGTCGGTCAGCATGCGCATCGCCGAGCTGGAGCGCAGCGCCGGCGTGGCGCTGGTGCGCCGCACGACCCGCTCGGTCGCGCTCACCGAGGCCGGCGAGCAGCTGGTCGAGGAGACCCGCGGCGCCTTCGAGCGCATCGAGCAGAGCTTCGCCGGCGTGCGCGACCTGGCCGGCCACCCGCGCGGCCTGGTGCGCATGACGGCCCCGGTGGCGCTGGGGCGCCAGCACGTGGTGCCGACGCTGGCGCCGTTCCTGCGCCAGTACCCCGAGATCCGCCTCGAGCTGGACCTGAGCGACCGCTTCGTCAACCTGGCCCAGGAGGGCTACGACCTGGCGGTGCGCCACGGCCACGAGCCGCCCGACACCCATGTCGCGTGGACCCTGTGCGAGACCCGCTCGCTGCTGCTCGCCAGCCCCGACTACCTGCGCCGGCACGGCACGCCCGCGCAGCCGGCGGACCTGGTGCGCCACCAGTGCCTGCTGTACCTGCGCGGCCCGGCGGGCCAGAGCTGGTCGTTCGAGCGCGAGGGCCGCAAGCCCGGCGAGCCGGTCATCGTGCCGGTGCACGGGCCGCTGCGCGCCAACAACAGCGAGGCCCTGCGCGAGGCCGTGCTGGGCGGGCTGGGCATCGGCCTGCTGCCCGACTTCAGCGCCGGTTCCGAGCTGGCGGCGCGCCAGCTGGTGCGGGTGCTGCCCCAGTGGCGTCCGCGCGGCTTCTTCGGCGAGCGCATCTTCGCCATCCGGCCCTGGAGTGCCCACGTGCCGCGGGCCGTGCAGTGCCTGGTCGACCACCTGCGGACCGCGTTGCGGAACGGCTTCTGA
- a CDS encoding MlaE family ABC transporter permease has product MQDDPTTPRLEPPVAGDAPARILGQWTAAQFARPRLLRSLQRHLVAVGAGAAWDLRGVDRLDHVGAQLLWDHWGGRRPERLEVTPAQQAVLARIEQFCSQPPARRRPRGWRGAVTDFGAGVLHALHELREFVRLTGQLALDMLRLARKPHEGPWRDLSGHLYRIGATALPITALVGFLIGVVLAYLTAKQLRQFGADAYIVDILGVALIRELGPLLAAILVAGRSGSAITAQIGVMRVTDELDAMVVMGISHSFRLVLPRALALAAAMPLISVWTTLCALAGGMLAADIALGITPSYFLRALPEAVQIGNLLLATAKSVMFGLLIALIGCHYGLGVQPNTQSLGEGTTSSVVTSITVVILVDALFAIAFQEVGF; this is encoded by the coding sequence ATGCAGGACGATCCGACGACGCCCCGACTCGAGCCCCCGGTGGCCGGCGATGCCCCGGCACGGATCCTCGGGCAGTGGACGGCCGCGCAGTTCGCCCGCCCGCGCCTGCTGCGCTCGCTGCAGCGGCACCTGGTTGCGGTCGGCGCCGGGGCGGCCTGGGACCTGCGTGGGGTGGACCGCCTGGACCATGTGGGCGCCCAGCTGCTCTGGGACCACTGGGGCGGCCGGCGGCCCGAGCGGCTGGAGGTGACGCCGGCGCAGCAGGCCGTGCTGGCGCGGATCGAGCAGTTCTGCTCCCAGCCGCCGGCGCGTCGGCGTCCGCGCGGCTGGCGCGGTGCGGTCACCGACTTCGGCGCCGGCGTCCTGCACGCCCTGCACGAACTGCGCGAGTTCGTGCGCCTGACCGGGCAGCTGGCCCTGGACATGCTGCGGTTGGCCCGCAAGCCGCACGAGGGACCCTGGCGCGACCTGTCCGGCCACCTGTACCGCATCGGTGCCACGGCGCTGCCCATCACCGCCCTGGTGGGCTTCCTCATCGGCGTGGTGCTGGCCTACCTGACCGCCAAGCAGCTGCGGCAGTTCGGCGCCGACGCCTACATCGTCGACATCCTGGGCGTGGCCCTGATCCGCGAACTGGGCCCGCTGCTGGCCGCCATCCTGGTCGCGGGCCGCTCCGGTTCGGCGATCACGGCGCAGATCGGCGTCATGCGGGTCACCGACGAACTCGATGCCATGGTCGTGATGGGCATCTCGCACAGCTTCCGCCTGGTGCTGCCGCGCGCCCTGGCGCTCGCCGCCGCCATGCCGCTCATCAGCGTGTGGACGACGCTGTGCGCGCTGGCCGGCGGCATGCTGGCGGCCGACATCGCGCTGGGCATCACGCCCTCGTACTTCCTGCGCGCCCTGCCCGAGGCGGTGCAGATCGGCAACCTGCTGCTGGCCACCGCCAAGTCGGTCATGTTTGGATTGCTGATCGCGCTGATCGGGTGCCACTACGGCCTGGGGGTGCAGCCCAATACCCAGAGCCTGGGCGAGGGGACCACGTCCTCGGTCGTGACCTCGATCACCGTGGTCATCCTGGTCGATGCCCTGTTCGCGATCGCGTTCCAGGAAGTGGGATTCTGA
- a CDS encoding ammonium transporter produces the protein MARYRLVAIALACTAWSFAQAQSPAVPGGPAPVAVAAPAAAAPLEPAAPVAPTSAAVAVSATATPAATAAVVTQAPAPLTGPTLVRQDTLNGADTAWMLTATALVLLMTLPGIALFYAGMVRRKSVLNTMASVVAITGVVSLLWFAVSYSLAFTPGNGWIGSGSRLWFGGLDYVKDTGKVMVSHVAPNVPESVYAMFQLTFAIITAALVVGSFVERMKFSAMLCFVALWSVLVYAPIAHWVWEPGGWLAQLGALDFAGGSVVHINAGIAGLVCAYFIGPRRGYGREPFEPYSLGLTMAGAGLLWVGWFGFNAGSAVAADGRAGLAMAVTHIAAAAGALAWMAAEWLVRSRPSLLGLCSGVVAGLVAITPASGYVTPSSALFIGAVAGIACYWGATGLKRLLGADDSLDVFGVHGIGGIVGCLLTGLLASKSVAGVEGSIVVQAIGAVVVLAYSLVMTALLLVVTKVLVGLRVDEHSEHSGLDIAQHRERLGA, from the coding sequence ATGGCTAGATACCGGCTCGTCGCAATCGCGCTCGCCTGCACCGCGTGGAGCTTCGCCCAGGCCCAGTCTCCCGCCGTGCCCGGCGGCCCGGCACCGGTTGCCGTTGCTGCGCCTGCCGCCGCCGCGCCGCTCGAGCCGGCGGCCCCGGTGGCGCCCACGAGTGCCGCGGTGGCCGTGTCGGCAACGGCCACGCCCGCGGCCACTGCGGCCGTCGTGACGCAGGCACCCGCGCCGCTGACCGGTCCCACGCTGGTCCGGCAGGACACGCTCAATGGCGCCGACACGGCCTGGATGCTCACCGCGACCGCGCTGGTGCTGCTCATGACGCTGCCCGGCATCGCGCTGTTCTACGCCGGCATGGTGCGGCGCAAGAGCGTCCTCAACACCATGGCCAGCGTGGTCGCGATCACCGGCGTGGTGAGCCTGCTGTGGTTCGCCGTCAGCTACTCGCTGGCCTTCACGCCCGGCAATGGCTGGATCGGCAGCGGCAGCCGCCTGTGGTTCGGCGGCCTGGACTACGTCAAGGACACCGGCAAGGTGATGGTCAGCCACGTGGCGCCGAACGTGCCCGAGTCGGTCTACGCCATGTTCCAGCTCACCTTCGCCATCATCACCGCGGCCCTGGTGGTGGGCTCGTTCGTCGAGCGCATGAAGTTCTCGGCCATGCTGTGCTTCGTCGCGCTGTGGTCCGTGCTGGTCTACGCACCGATCGCGCACTGGGTCTGGGAGCCGGGCGGCTGGCTGGCCCAGTTGGGGGCACTCGACTTCGCCGGCGGCTCGGTGGTGCACATCAACGCCGGCATCGCGGGCCTGGTCTGCGCCTATTTCATCGGGCCGCGCCGCGGCTACGGGCGCGAGCCGTTCGAGCCGTACAGCCTGGGTCTCACGATGGCGGGCGCCGGCCTGCTGTGGGTCGGCTGGTTCGGCTTCAACGCCGGGTCGGCGGTGGCGGCGGACGGTCGTGCCGGCCTGGCGATGGCGGTCACGCACATCGCCGCCGCCGCCGGCGCGCTGGCCTGGATGGCCGCCGAATGGCTGGTGCGCTCGCGGCCCTCGCTGCTCGGCCTGTGCTCGGGCGTCGTCGCCGGCCTGGTGGCCATCACGCCGGCCTCGGGCTACGTGACGCCCAGTTCGGCCCTCTTCATCGGCGCCGTCGCCGGCATCGCCTGCTACTGGGGCGCCACCGGCCTGAAGCGCCTGCTCGGCGCCGACGACTCGCTCGATGTCTTCGGCGTGCACGGCATCGGCGGCATCGTCGGCTGCCTGCTGACCGGCCTGCTGGCCAGCAAATCGGTCGCGGGCGTCGAAGGCAGCATCGTGGTGCAGGCCATCGGCGCCGTCGTGGTGCTGGCGTACAGCCTGGTGATGACCGCGCTCCTGCTCGTCGTCACCAAGGTCCTGGTGGGCCTGCGGGTCGACGAGCACAGCGAGCACAGCGGCCTGGACATCGCCCAGCACCGTGAACGGCTGGGCGCCTGA